The following coding sequences lie in one Salmo salar chromosome ssa13, Ssal_v3.1, whole genome shotgun sequence genomic window:
- the LOC106567670 gene encoding DNA-directed RNA polymerase II subunit RPB11-a — MNAPPAFESFLLFEGEKKITIIKDTKVPNACLFTLNKEDHTLGNIIRQQLLKDPQVLFAGYKVPHPLEHKIVIRVQTTPDYSPQEAFTNAITDLISELSLLEERFRVAIKDKQEGIE; from the exons ATGAACGCGCCACCGGCATTCGAgtcatttctgttgtttgaagGGGAAAAGAA aatcACAATCATCAAGGACACAAAAGTCCCTAACGCCTGCCTCTTCACGTTGAACAAAGAGGATCACACGCTTGGTAACATCATCAGACA ACAACTTCTGAAAGACCCCCAAGTGCTATTTGCTGGCTACAAGGTCCCTCATCCTCTGGAGCACAAGATTGTGATCCGTGTtcagaccacaccagactatagtCCTCAGGAGGCTTTCACTAATGCCATCACTGACCTCATCAGCGAGCTGTCCTTGTTGGAGGAGAGATTCAGG GTTGCAATTAAAGACAAGCAAGAAGGAATTGAATAA